In one window of Leifsonia sp. NPDC080035 DNA:
- a CDS encoding glucose-6-phosphate isomerase family protein has translation MTQFATPPLRPFSITLDRSSVTLSPLGPTLVRRLSDLEHLFADEDAWRAGVDGGDPVVYTVASTPVPEAPQELPQSITTIQPGDVSGEFYFTKGHQHPVAEGEIYLGLEGEGGLLMFDGTDVVFLEMGVDRIGYIPPGWAHRSVNVGSDPYSFLAVYPGGAGHDYGWVLEHGFGSRVYAGAAAPELRPYRTSGSIVR, from the coding sequence ATGACACAGTTCGCCACCCCGCCGCTGCGGCCCTTCTCGATCACCCTCGACCGTTCCTCGGTCACGCTGTCCCCGCTCGGGCCGACGCTGGTGCGGCGTCTGAGCGACCTGGAGCACCTCTTCGCCGACGAGGACGCCTGGCGGGCGGGCGTCGACGGAGGCGACCCCGTCGTCTACACCGTTGCATCCACTCCCGTCCCGGAGGCACCGCAAGAGCTCCCGCAGTCGATCACCACGATCCAGCCGGGCGACGTGTCCGGCGAGTTCTACTTCACCAAGGGCCACCAGCACCCGGTCGCCGAGGGCGAGATCTACCTGGGCCTCGAGGGTGAGGGCGGCCTGCTCATGTTCGACGGCACCGACGTCGTCTTCCTCGAGATGGGCGTCGACCGCATCGGCTACATCCCCCCGGGCTGGGCACACCGCAGCGTCAACGTCGGCTCCGATCCCTACAGCTTCCTGGCCGTCTACCCCGGCGGCGCCGGCCACGACTACGGCTGGGTGCTCGAGCACGGCTTCGGCAGCCGCGTCTATGCGGGAGCCGCAGCACCGGAGCTCCGGCCCTACCGAACGTCCGGATCCATCGTCCGGTAA
- a CDS encoding DUF222 domain-containing protein yields the protein MTSTEAAALADALAGFTSPETLGRDALLSAVDVLGEVQAVLDAVKLRVAGELVARGAVVGLENPVTRAGHTQPAGVLEERWGVGRAAARQYCVVGEAVAARQSLAGEPLPPRLPALAASLLSGGVSVDQAGVIVRELVKAAPGCSPADLALGERVLVEQAHGLTVTELRVLAGHVRDRLDADGIEPREERQRRCRSLTISTTEDGMTHVDWYLDPESAGYVVTAIDAHVAAQLRAVRFQEVCAEPELAVPEDTRTIAQLRSDAATEVFRHVAACTAPAEAGKPPVTVVVRIDWEALRSGVGTGEIDGVRSPVSAGTVRRMAADANLIPVVLGDDSQVLDLGRARRLFTTAQRIALAERDGGCAWPACPHPPAYTEAHHLRWWTKDGGSTDLNNGILLCSSHHHRIHDDGWDIQVRDNVPSFIPPSHIDPHRRPRRGGRVQLPENTRAA from the coding sequence ATGACCAGTACGGAGGCCGCAGCGCTCGCAGATGCGCTTGCCGGGTTCACCAGCCCGGAGACGCTGGGCCGTGACGCCCTCCTGTCGGCGGTGGATGTGCTGGGTGAAGTGCAGGCGGTGCTGGATGCGGTGAAGCTCCGGGTGGCGGGTGAGCTTGTCGCCCGCGGCGCGGTGGTCGGGTTGGAGAACCCGGTCACCCGGGCCGGTCACACCCAGCCGGCGGGGGTGTTGGAGGAGCGGTGGGGTGTCGGCCGGGCGGCGGCGCGACAGTACTGTGTCGTCGGGGAAGCGGTGGCTGCGCGCCAGAGTCTTGCCGGTGAACCGTTACCGCCCCGACTGCCTGCGCTTGCGGCATCGCTTCTCAGTGGTGGTGTGAGTGTGGATCAGGCGGGTGTGATTGTTCGGGAGCTGGTGAAGGCGGCACCCGGATGCAGTCCCGCCGACCTCGCTCTGGGTGAGCGTGTCCTGGTGGAGCAGGCGCACGGTCTGACGGTCACCGAACTGCGGGTCCTGGCCGGGCATGTGCGGGACCGGCTGGATGCGGACGGGATCGAACCACGGGAAGAGCGGCAGCGTCGCTGCAGATCCCTGACGATCAGCACCACGGAGGACGGGATGACCCACGTGGACTGGTACCTGGACCCGGAGTCCGCCGGGTATGTGGTTACCGCGATCGACGCCCACGTCGCCGCCCAGTTGCGGGCGGTCCGGTTCCAGGAGGTGTGCGCCGAACCGGAACTCGCGGTGCCGGAGGACACGCGCACGATCGCGCAATTGCGATCGGATGCCGCCACCGAGGTGTTCCGTCATGTCGCCGCCTGCACCGCCCCTGCCGAGGCGGGGAAGCCGCCGGTGACGGTGGTTGTCCGCATCGACTGGGAGGCCTTGCGCTCGGGTGTCGGGACGGGTGAGATCGACGGTGTCCGTTCCCCGGTGAGTGCGGGTACGGTGCGGCGGATGGCCGCCGACGCGAACCTGATCCCGGTGGTCCTCGGCGACGACTCCCAGGTGCTGGACCTGGGTCGGGCGCGTCGCCTGTTCACCACCGCGCAGCGGATCGCGTTGGCCGAACGTGACGGCGGCTGCGCCTGGCCGGCGTGTCCACACCCACCCGCCTACACCGAGGCACACCACCTCCGCTGGTGGACCAAGGATGGTGGGAGCACCGACCTGAACAACGGGATCCTGTTGTGCAGCAGCCACCATCACCGCATCCACGACGACGGCTGGGACATCCAGGTGCGTGACAACGTGCCCTCCTTCATCCCACCCTCACACATCGACCCCCACCGGAGACCGCGAAGAGGCGGCCGCGTCCAACTACCCGAGAACACACGCGCCGCATGA